In the Brevundimonas sp. MF30-B genome, GGGATGACCCAAGCCACCCGACTCGCCGACATCGTTCGCAACGATCCCGATCTCATGGCCGTGCTGACGACCGTGCGTGGTCTCGGCCTGAACGACTGGTTGGTGTTCTCCGGCGCCGTTTATCAGTCGGCATGGAACAACGTGACGGGCAGGGTGCCCGGATATGGCGTCAAGGATTTCGACCTCGGCTATTTCGATCCTGACGTGTCTTGGGATGCGGAGGACGTAGTGATCAAGCGTGTGGCGGACGCTTTCGAAGAGCCACTTCGGAGCCGGGTCGAAGTGCGAAACCAACGTCGTGTGTCAGAGTGGTTCCCGGCGAAATTCGGTGAGCCATATCCGCCGATCTCCGAGACCGCCGAGGCCCTGACCCGTTTCGTTGCTCCCGCTTTCGCAGTCGGCGTGAGGCTGGAGGACGATGGCCACATCACCGTGGTCGCCCCGTTCGGGCTGGAGGATGTGTTCGACATGGTGATCCGCCCGAATCCCAATCGCTCGGTGGCGAAAGATTGGGATCAAATCACCGCAAGAGCTTTGGACCGCTGGCCGGAACTGACCATCATGGCTCCGAAATGAAGGTCCGAACATACAAACAGAGTTGCGTCCCGCTGTGGTTTCCGCAAAAGTTCGGCGAGCCCTATCCGCCGATCCAGGGCACGGACGAAGCCCTGGCGCGGTTCGTCGCCCCCTGTTTCGCCGTCGCCGTCAGGCTGGAGGCCGACGATGCGATCAGCATCGCGGC is a window encoding:
- a CDS encoding nucleotidyltransferase family protein, translating into MKVRTYKQSCVPLWFPQKFGEPYPPIQGTDEALARFVAPCFAVAVRLEADDAISIAAPFGLDDVFALTIRPNPNRPLARDWPRVIERARARWPELTVVDAD
- a CDS encoding nucleotidyltransferase family protein — encoded protein: MTQATRLADIVRNDPDLMAVLTTVRGLGLNDWLVFSGAVYQSAWNNVTGRVPGYGVKDFDLGYFDPDVSWDAEDVVIKRVADAFEEPLRSRVEVRNQRRVSEWFPAKFGEPYPPISETAEALTRFVAPAFAVGVRLEDDGHITVVAPFGLEDVFDMVIRPNPNRSVAKDWDQITARALDRWPELTIMAPK